One Streptomyces sp. NBC_00102 DNA segment encodes these proteins:
- a CDS encoding RNaseH domain-containing protein: MLTTLAYLLDPERLGSAVFYPLSEDFAQAWSELPRFRDSDNAKPLRPAYAGLATALSAVTNQPVVIMPDTLDQPEDDLAVPAVLVTTASIEPRLLTRAVRSWERHIRGGADDNVLAPLLAQSEKYERALGSFVENADSGRPRAPQWFYKVAAWNFAATIAKTSLHLPGASAPSGGQRLNWLMDTKGSLLAWDHILEGKTERPARVGYAMHKLDFRVITLPGESRIGIHVLPTFSRLATHWASTRTAFVVRGKDTVLRLPVGHRRTDEGWEPYTRNFAAQVVEACKLEAIDLGTNETLATMEGPVRALVPGPTEHPLGKGTGTRFNLYLANHIKKAAAKLGVEQVAYERTDVEVTRTTEGPVVREDLDQALSGTGHDQVRVLALYDDEYTRERMITALTPYLEEPAQAADWDDNHDHQLTERLFVRLHRMPALVSPTPVDWDVELAFLSDLDGTALTGVWVETIWNPRKRTPRRGQTPDRYDPKRDLRRHFHRRGMVSQFIAQLPRPKPPKLEDAAEATQALDPQALEVELELLAQAENANGETAIEDNADGAKPKRTRPRVDYPAINGLRDLFLRLGAVDGRLAHGVPLDRPMILVGLHLRQQRVSTKAFGAANKTQMVEVLTALHTHPDPQQPWRMEMYNRHTHSWQPLPQGESAFGAGPIGMEGHARHKEGAGLVREHVKAALRILPAQTPLVIFVDTEACRTIWSGLQHAQLGNGPLPGDGLDDDGRPIAVVSINTSYGEVPTPVDRSNARRRDPERPAAPDDWLYERTTAGTEVTSWYLAQKSRTYDGFGQTSTNGSTCTRFTIPQELQKALLRKDWHSFTATQITVPRPDGHQPQDLAALAAALCHQSLAWDARTRHPVPLHVAGAVDRNHPEYRGVSFETEAAEESSDDAS; this comes from the coding sequence ATGCTGACCACCCTGGCCTACCTGTTGGACCCCGAGCGTCTCGGCTCCGCGGTGTTTTACCCGCTGAGTGAGGACTTTGCTCAGGCATGGAGCGAGCTGCCGCGTTTCCGCGACAGTGACAACGCCAAGCCCTTGCGCCCCGCCTACGCCGGCCTTGCCACGGCGCTGTCCGCCGTGACCAACCAGCCCGTCGTCATCATGCCGGACACCCTCGACCAGCCCGAGGACGATCTCGCCGTCCCCGCGGTCCTGGTCACCACCGCCTCCATCGAACCTCGCCTTCTCACCCGGGCCGTGCGCAGCTGGGAACGGCACATCCGAGGTGGAGCGGACGACAACGTCCTTGCTCCCCTCCTGGCGCAGTCCGAAAAGTACGAGCGCGCCCTCGGGTCTTTCGTGGAGAACGCAGACTCGGGACGGCCCCGAGCACCGCAGTGGTTCTACAAAGTCGCGGCATGGAATTTCGCCGCAACCATCGCCAAGACCTCGCTTCACCTTCCCGGTGCCTCAGCTCCGAGCGGCGGACAGCGCCTGAACTGGCTCATGGATACCAAGGGCAGCCTGCTCGCCTGGGACCACATCCTGGAAGGCAAGACGGAGAGGCCGGCGAGGGTCGGCTATGCCATGCATAAGCTCGACTTCCGCGTCATCACTCTGCCCGGTGAGTCCCGGATCGGGATCCACGTCCTGCCGACCTTCAGCAGGCTCGCCACCCACTGGGCCAGCACCCGCACCGCGTTCGTCGTCCGCGGCAAGGACACCGTGCTGCGCCTGCCCGTCGGCCACCGCCGCACTGATGAGGGCTGGGAGCCCTACACGCGAAACTTCGCCGCACAGGTTGTGGAGGCATGCAAGCTTGAGGCCATCGACCTCGGCACCAACGAGACGCTGGCCACCATGGAAGGCCCGGTGCGCGCTCTGGTCCCCGGCCCGACCGAGCATCCGCTCGGCAAGGGCACCGGAACCCGCTTCAACCTCTACCTCGCCAACCACATCAAGAAGGCAGCCGCCAAGCTCGGCGTTGAACAGGTCGCGTATGAGCGCACCGATGTCGAGGTAACGCGCACCACGGAGGGGCCGGTCGTACGGGAGGACCTCGACCAGGCACTGAGTGGGACAGGTCACGATCAGGTCCGCGTACTCGCCCTCTACGACGACGAGTACACCCGCGAACGTATGATCACCGCCCTGACCCCCTACCTCGAAGAACCGGCGCAGGCAGCGGACTGGGACGACAACCACGATCACCAACTCACCGAACGACTGTTCGTCCGCCTCCATCGTATGCCAGCGCTGGTCTCTCCCACTCCCGTCGACTGGGACGTGGAACTCGCCTTCCTCTCTGACCTGGACGGCACCGCCCTCACCGGCGTTTGGGTCGAGACGATCTGGAATCCAAGGAAGCGCACCCCTCGCCGAGGCCAGACCCCGGACCGCTACGACCCGAAACGCGACCTTCGCAGGCACTTTCACCGGCGTGGCATGGTCTCCCAGTTCATCGCCCAGCTCCCTCGGCCCAAGCCCCCCAAGCTGGAAGATGCGGCCGAGGCAACGCAGGCCCTGGACCCCCAGGCGCTGGAAGTCGAACTCGAACTCTTGGCGCAGGCCGAAAACGCCAACGGTGAAACGGCCATTGAGGACAACGCGGACGGCGCAAAGCCCAAGCGAACCCGTCCGCGGGTGGACTACCCGGCTATCAACGGACTTCGCGATCTGTTCCTGCGTCTCGGAGCGGTCGATGGACGCCTCGCCCACGGCGTCCCCCTGGACCGTCCCATGATCCTTGTCGGCCTGCACCTGCGCCAACAGCGTGTCAGTACCAAGGCATTCGGAGCTGCCAACAAGACCCAGATGGTCGAAGTTCTCACCGCCCTTCACACACACCCGGATCCGCAGCAGCCCTGGCGCATGGAGATGTACAACCGCCATACACACTCCTGGCAGCCTCTTCCGCAAGGGGAGTCCGCCTTCGGTGCTGGACCGATCGGTATGGAAGGACACGCCCGCCATAAGGAGGGCGCAGGGCTGGTCCGCGAGCATGTCAAGGCGGCGCTGCGCATCCTGCCCGCTCAGACCCCGCTCGTCATCTTCGTGGATACCGAAGCCTGCCGGACCATCTGGTCTGGGTTGCAACACGCCCAGCTCGGCAACGGCCCTCTCCCAGGAGACGGCCTTGACGACGACGGCCGCCCGATCGCCGTCGTCAGCATCAACACGTCGTACGGCGAGGTTCCCACCCCAGTCGATCGCTCCAACGCCCGGCGCCGTGATCCAGAGCGCCCCGCCGCACCCGACGACTGGCTGTATGAGCGCACCACGGCAGGCACTGAGGTCACCAGTTGGTATCTCGCCCAGAAGTCACGCACCTACGACGGTTTTGGCCAGACCAGTACCAACGGCAGCACATGTACCCGATTCACCATCCCCCAAGAGCTTCAAAAGGCTTTGCTCCGTAAGGACTGGCACAGCTTTACGGCGACCCAGATCACCGTGCCTCGGCCGGACGGCCACCAACCACAGGACCTGGCTGCGCTAGCTGCCGCACTCTGTCACCAGTCCCTCGCCTGGGACGCCCGTACTCGCCATCCAGTCCCCCTCCACGTCGCAGGCGCGGTCGACCGCAACCACCCGGAGTACCGCGGTGTCAGCTTCGAAACCGAGGCAGCAGAGGAGAGCAGCGACGACGCATCCTGA